In Magnetococcales bacterium, the DNA window GGTGATGGCGGTGTTGAGTATCGTCCAGTCCGGGGAGGCGCGGTGGTGATGGCCTGAGAGGGCTGGCGGCAAAGCGCGTTTTTTCCCCCGTCCGGGGCGTGTGGGAGCGTGCGACGGGGGCAGGATCGGGGCGTTTATCCGTTGCGGGATCCGGTGACGCCGCAAAAGATCAGTCTGGGCATGATGGTGTCGCCAACCCGGTCAATGCGGATGCGGGCCATGGCGGCATAGGGCACGGAGATGCGGGAGAGGTGTTCCAAAGGCGTGAACAGCACCAGTCCCAGCAGAACCCGGATCACCCCGCCATGGGCCACCACCAGAATCCGTTCCCCGTTGCCTTGGGGATGGGTGAGGGTATCGTTCCACAAGGCCCGCAGCCGGATCTGCACATCCCGCAGATGGTCACCTCCCGGCGGAGGGTTGTCGAGGGGATTTTTCCAGAAACGGGTGAGACGGTCCGCGTCCGTGGCCAGGATTTCGGCGGAGGTTTTGCCTTCCCAGGCTCCGAAGCTCATCTCCCGCAAGGAGGGATTGATTTCCGGCTGGAGGTGGAGCCGTTCCCCCAGGGCATGGGCGAATTCGGCGCAGCGGCGCAGGGGCGAGGAGTAGATCCGGTCCCAGGGGCCGTGAATGCGGGTGGTGTTCCACATGGCGTCCCATCCTTCCGGGGCCAGGGGGTCGTCCAGGGAACCTCGATACTTCACCCCGCCTACGGGAGCGCCGTGACGCAGCAGATCGATGACCAGTCCGGTGTCGCCGGAGCGATTTTTGTAGTCGGGTGGGATCATGGCGTGGGTGGTGCGGTCTCGTTGAGCAGAGCGCAGGCGGCGCGCAGCAGTGGCAGTGCGGCCAGGGCGCCGGTGCCCTCTCCCAGACGCATATCCAGGTTGAGGAGCGGGCGGGTTTCCAGGCTGCGGAAAACGGCGTATTGACCGGGTTCGGCGGCCCGGTGTCCGAAGAAGAGCCATTGTTTGAGGGGGGGATGCAGAGTCACGGCCACCAGAGCGGCCACCGAGGCGCAGAAACCATCCACGATGGCGGTGATGCCCAGTCGGCCACAGGTGACGTAGGCCCCGCACAAGGCCACGGTCTCGAATCCTCCCAGACGGCGCAGCACATCCAGAGGCGTGGAAAAGAAGCGTTGATGATGATCCACGGCGCTTTGGATCGCCTGGGCCTTGATCACCAGGGTTTCAGCCGGGATACCGGCACCGGGACCGGCCACGGTTTCCGGGGGAATGCCCAACAGGGCGCAGGCCACGGCTCCCGCCGAGGTGGTTTTGCCTGCGCCGATCTCTCCGCCGATGAAGATCCGGCAGCCGTTGTGCGCGGCGCGTTCCACGGCCTCCCGACCGGCGGCCAAGGCGGCGGCGAGTTGCGGTTCGCTCATGGCCGGGGTGGTGCGAAAGTCGGTGGTGCCGTTGCCGACCCGTTGGCGGATCAGGCCCGGCAGGGCGCCCGGATCGTGAAACAGTCCCACATCCACCACTTCGTGGTGAATCCCGAAGGTACGGGCCATCACGGCGCTGGCGCTGGTGCCGTTCAGGCAACTGTGCAGCAGGGTCGGGGTCACCTCGACCGACATGCCCGACACGCCCGCGTTGGCCACGCCGTGATCGGCGGCGAATACGGTGATCTGGCACGGGTCGGCGGACGGATCAGGCCGATGCTGCATGGCGGCCAAGCGTTCCGCGATCTCTTCCAGGGCGCCCAACGCCCCTGGCGGGCCGGGAAGTCGGGCAAAATGGTTGCGTGCCGCCTGCGCCATGGATGCGGAGATTGGTTTGATCGGTTGGTGCAGCCAAGTGGAAGTCACGTTAAAGAAAACTCCAGCGGTCGAAATCATCCAGGGTTTGAATCTTACCCGAATATGGTACCTTCAATCTGGGAAAAAGGCCAGAGGAGGTGGAACGGACGAAATTTTTTCGCGGTGCGTTCGGTCGGTTGCCATGGAAGGCGGCAACCGGGTAAACTAGGGATTCAGTCATTATCGTAAACCGCGCGAAGGGAGTTGCCATGCGGGAGATTGTCATTGGACTCGTGGCCCGCAGTCTGGAACGGCTGGCCGGAGAAGGGGTTTTGTCCAGAGAGTTGGCGGCTGCGTTTCTGGATCGGGGAGCGGAATTCAAGGTGGAGCGCCCCCGGGAGAAGTCCCATGGGGATTTTTCCACCAACGCTGCGTTGGTTCTGTCCCGCATGGCGGGAATGAAGCCCAGGGAGTTGGCCCAGCGGCTGCTTGCTGCCATGCCCACGGATCAGACCGCCGGGGTGCGTTGCGAGATCGCCGGACCGGGTTTCATCAATTTTCATTTCTCCCCGGAGCGGTTGCGTGGACTGATTCCGGAAATCGCCAGCCGTGGTCCCTCCTATGGCCGTTCCCGCAGCGGGGCCGGACAGCGGGTGTTGGTGGAGTTCGTTTCGGCCAACCCCACGGGGCCGATGCATGTGGGGCATGGCCGGGGCGCGGTGACCGGGGATGCCATCGCCCGTCTGTTGTCCGCCATCGGCTGCGAAGTGGAGCGGGAGTATTACATCAACGACGCCGGCGCCCAGATCGACGTGTTGGGCCGGTCGGTGCTGTATCGCTATCGGGAGTGTCTGGGCCGGGAGGTGGTGGCCCCTCCGGATTATTATCCCGGGGAATATGTGATCGAAATCGCCCGCGCCCTGATCGATCGGGATGGGGAGCGGTGGCTGGAGCGTTGCGACTATCTGGCCCGTGACCATGCGGCGGATAAAAGCGGCCTGGAAAGACCCCCCGTGGAGGTGGTGGATTTTGCCATCTCCTGGGTCATGCGGGAGATCCGCGCCGATCTGGAATCCATGCGGATCCACTTCGACCACTGGTTTTCCGAACGCACCCTGCACGCGGAAGGGGGCATCGATCGGGCACTGGCCCATCTGTCGGCCCATGACTGGATCCACGAAGGGGTGCTGGAACCCCCCAAGGGACGGGAGGTGGCCGCGTCTGAGGAGTCGGACAGCCGGGTGCAGTTGCTGTTTCGCTCCTCCCGACTGGGGGATGACTCGGATCGCCCCTTGTTGAAGGCGGATGGCACCCCCACCTATTTCGCCGCCGACATCGCCTATCATTTCCACAAGGCCCAGCGGGGCTATACCCGATTGGTGGATGTGTGGGGCGCGGATCATGGCGGTTATGTCAAGCGGGTCCAGGCCGCCTTGGAGGCCATGACCGGCCAGAAGGATCTGCTGGACGTGGTGTTGACCCAGATGGTCAATCTGACCCAGGGAGGCAAGCAGGTGCGCATGTCCAAGCGGGCCGGAACCTTCGTGACCCTGCGGGAGGTGCTGGACGAAACCGGAGCCGATGCGGTGCGTTTCTGGTTTTTGACCCGCTCGTCGGGTGCCGGACTGGATTTCGATTTGGATCTGGCCAAGTCCAGGAGCAACGACAATCCGGTTTTTTATGTGCAGTATGCCCACGCTCGGGTCTACTCTTTGCATGCGAAGCTCAAGGAGAGAGCGTTGCCGGAGGTGGAGGGGGATTTATCCCGTTTGACCGCCGCCGAAGAGATGGATTTGATTCGTCTGCTCGGGTTGTTCCCCGAAACCGTGGAAGGCGCGGCCTTGAGTCGCGAGCCGCATCGCGTGACCTATTATCTGTCGGAACTGGCGGCGGCGTTTCATGGCTATTATAATAATTATCGCATTCTGGATGAGGATCCGGATTTGCGTGGTGCCCGATTGGCGCTTGTCCGTGCGGCTGGACAGGTGATTGCCAACGGGTTGGATTTGTTGGGTGTTTCCGCTCCGGAATCAATGTGAATCCCCGTTATCCCACTTCCAGGCAGTTCCGGCGTCACCGGAGCCGAAAATTGGGTCGTCCCTTGCTGCTGTTGGGCTTGATGGCGGGCGTGGCTTTGTATTGGATTTTTTCCTCTTCCCCGGCGCCCCGGAAACCGGAGGTGGCTGCGGTTTCGGAGAGCAGAAACCTGGAAGAGGAGATCGCCGCCCATCTCAAGACCACGCAACCGGCTGCGGTGACCCCGCCTCCCGCGGCAGAACACGGACGCCACGACAACAAGGAAAAGGACAAGGAAAAAGAAAAAGCGGGAGCCTCAGGGGATGGTCGCAGAATTGCCATGATCGATCCCCCCTCCCTGACCGATCCCACGGGCCGGCTGGAGGCCCCGGAAACCCCGGTGCCCTCCGAAGGATCGGCTGCGGCCAACCATGCCCCGAAGCCGTTCACGCCAATACCGGTCCAGGCCAGGAAACCCTTCGAGAGTCCCAAGTCGTCGGACGCCGCCAAATCCACCGAATCGTCCAAGAGCGCAGACGCGGCCAAATCCGTCTCTCCGGGGGGCAAATCCGGCGACAAGAACAAAGCGGAACCGGAATCCACCGCAGAGAAAAATCCGTCGGGAGAGCATGAAGCGAAAAAAAGCAGCGAACCCGAAGATCCCCCCATGCCTTCCGCGCCCAAGGAGTTGGCTCCCAAGGCGCGTCCGCCGGATGTGCCGATCACTTTTTATGAAGAGTTGCCCAAACGCAAGGTGATCGTGCCCCTGGAAGAACCGGTGGAAAACGCCAGCAGCGCCAAATCCACCACCAACGTTGCCGCCGATGCGCCGCCCCCCCGTTCTCCCGCCACGCCGGAGAAAAATGGCGCCCGCACGGGTCCTTATGTGGTGCAATTGGCGGTGTTCAACGACGCCCAGCGCGCCGCCACCATGGCCGGAGACCTCCAGAAAAAAGGCGTGCCCGCCCGGGTGGTCAAAAGCAAGGATGGCACTTTGTATCGGATCCGTTTGGGTCCGTTCCCGACCCATGCCGAGGCCACCCGTTCCGTGACCCAATGGAAACTGGGTGGACAATCCACGTTGATTTTTCAAGATAACGAGGGATAAGTCATCCTGTTGCCTCCCTCAGCATGGGAGTGTAGCCGGTTTCAGTTGGGAAATCAGCCCTGGAGGCGGGATGTCGAGAAATTGAATCGCAATGCCCTCTGGAGTCAGGCGTGCCACCTTGCAGGGCATGATGGAGCGCATGATCAGGGGCATCAGGTGAAACAGCCCGATCTCCTCCAGGTCGATTTCGATCGCTGGATAGCCAATCTCAAAATAGACCCCGCTTTCACTGACATCGACCGTGTTGCCGATGTAGGCCCGACGGTTCGGCAATTCCAGCAAAACCCTCGCCAGGACCTTGATGCGTTCCGCCCGATTGAAAGCCATTCCTTGGTTTCCGAGTAAAGAATTGACAATTGTTCATTTATCTCCTGTATGCGCAGTATAGGTGAGTGTCTTTTGAAAATCCATCGTAAATTTTGCTGGTTTGCAATTTTTTCCGATTATCGAGATATCGGGATGGGCGTGCTTGTGAACCAACTGGTTTCAAATAGGCCGGGAATCGGCGTTCCGGCGGTTTCACCAGGGCTGTTGAGGCATCGGGCAGACAAGTGGCAAGTGGCTGTACTCAGCTCGGCTCGTCACGGATGCCCGAGGGGTGGCCGTTGTCCATGGCCAACACCGCAAGCTGTTCGATTTCGTCGTCGGCCAGCACCCGGGCCAACTCCCGATAGGCGTTGAGACCCCGCACGCTGCGCACGCAACTGAACAACGGTCTGGCCTGGATGCGCATGCGGCTGTCTTGCCGCGTGGTCTGAAGAATGCCCCGCAGACGGCTCAAATGTTCGGCGGTGAACCAGGAGCGCCACAAATGGGTCAGGCGGTCCCAGGCCGCCACCCCGTCTTCCCGACTGGCATGGTCCGCTTCGTCCAGGGTCCAGGCATCCGGATCCAGCACCGAACGCAGAATGATCAGATTCAACGAATAGATCGCCAAATGGCCCAACAGTGGCAACGGGTTGAACCAGGGGGTGCGTTCGCCGGTCATCAGGGCCGGAGGCAGATTGCCTTGCAAAATCCAATGGAGCTGACCGTGGACCATTTCGTTCAGGATGATCAGGAAGTTTTCCCGATCCAGGATGGTGCCCCGTTCCCCTTTTTCCGGCATGAAGCAGCACTTCACCCGTTCTCGCAGCATGGCCAGAATGCCGGGACGGTCGAACAGCGGGGTATGGCTCAGGGTGGCCAACCATAAATCCGGCGTGGTGGCCGGATTGCGGAAACGCTCCTCGGAGAGCTTGCGCAAGGTGCGATTGCGTCCCCGTCGTTCCCGGCAGATGCGGGAGGCTTCGTCCCAGGTGGTGCGCAGAATGAAATCCGCGCTCATGAATTCCCCGAAGGCCGCGTGCCAGAAAGAATAGGTGCGCAAGACCTCCTTTTCCCGTCCGACTCCGCCGGAACGGGCGCGCCCCTCCCGTGACGACTCCACATGCACAAAAAACAGCCGGTCCAGAATGTGCCCGTTCTGCCCGCCTGGTCCGCTTTCTTTGGGGGGGGAGAGGGGATCGCCGCCGTCGTTGGGCGGGGCGAGCAGCAGTGCCGCGTCCCGTTCCAGGTCGTCGGAGCGGATGGACAGGGCGTGACGATGAAACATTCCCAACGCCGCCGCTCCCAGGCGCAGCAACTCTTGATTGATGAGTTCGTTCTGGGAGCCGGGGGGCAGACTGCGGGTCACGAACCGTTGGGTGATCTGCTGATAAAGCGCCGCCCGGCTCAAGGGACCGCAGGCCCGCAGCGGATTGCCATCCGCGTCGAATACCGCCAGCAGGGTCAGCAGAAAGGGGGTTTCGGCCAGTTGCAGCACCGCCGGGTTTTCCGGGGGTGTCAGGGGCTGAACGCCGGTGGCGCGGAAATACCCCCGATTGGAGCGGTTCCACAAGCGCATCCAGTGGCTGCGGTGGGCCTCGTCGAAGGGTTCCAGGCGCAAGACCACCGCGCCGGCGGGAATGTCCGCCCGATCGATCACCTCGGTGCGACTGGTGAGAATCAGACGTACCGGACGCCCCAACGAGGCTTCCAATTCCTGAAAGCGTCTGGCTTTTTCCGGATAGTCCCGGAACACCTTCTCGTTGGCCCCCAGCAGATCGTTCATGCCGTCCAGCAGGATCACCGGATTCTGATCCCGCACCGAACGGCTCAGACTGCCCCATTCGATCTTGCGTCCGGTTTCCAGACGCAATTGTTCTTCGATCTGGGCCTGGATGGTGGCTTTGGCGTCCACGCTGCCCAGCACCACGCGCACCGGATGAAAGGCCGACGCGCACAAATGAGCGGCCAGAATCCGGGTCAGGAGGGTTTTGCCGGAACCGGTGGGCCCGAGGATCACCAGAGGCGTGGCCAGAGAGGAGTCCGACAGCAGCCAGGGCAGCAGAAAGCGTCCCAGATCCTCGCGTTTTGGAAATCGCGCCCAGAACAGGTCATCCCCGTAATGCCGTTCCCCGGTTTCGTGACGCACGGCCCGAAAGGATGGGGGAATGAAGGATTGCACCATGCGGGGTGGGGTCATGGCGTGGCCCCGCAGGACCGGCGCCTGGTTGACCGGAAACAGAGGCGCTTCCAGTTGCTGGGTATAGCGTCGGGTCAGCTCCTTCCAGGTGGGATCCGGATCCTTGGCCGGGCTGGCGGCCTGGATCGAGCGGATCGCTTTGCGCAATCGGGAGAATCCCACATCCATGACGGGGTGCCGTCCCGCAGGCGTGGTCTGGGTGTCGTCCAGGGGACGGGAGAGGAGCAGTCGGGCCTTGGGAGGCAGTTTGGACCATTCATCGTCGATGAAGGGTGCGATATCGTAGTGGGGTAAGCCGTGATCCATGAAACGTATTGACTCCGGTCGGAATCGGGATGGGGGATCCATCCCGAGGCACGCTTGGGGTTTGGGTGTGTGCGGAACAGGGGAGTATAACGCAAAAATTGACAGACCAGAATGGTTTGATATCGGAGCGGGTCGGATCGTCAAAAAAAATCGCCCCCGGATGGGGAAACCACCGGGGGCGATGGGGTGCCGAAGGTCGGCGCAAGAAGGGTCAGGCGAAACGGCGCAGGGGTTCAGCCGGGATTACCTGCTGATGCAAAGCCGCTTCCTGCCAGCTTCCGCCCCAGGCCAGGACGAAGAGCTGGGAGTAGTAGAGGATCGGAATGTTGAAATGGGTGCCCAGGGTTTTGTTGATCATGCCCTGATAGACTTCCAGGTTCAATTGGCAGACCGGGCAGGGGGTGATGATCACCTCGGCGCCGTTGTCCACCGCGGATTGCAGGATCTGCTTGGTCAGGACGCAGGCTTTTTCCGTTTCCGAGAACATCAGTGCGCCGCCGCAACAGGCCACCTTCATGGGGAAGGGGACCGCCGTGGCACCGGTGGCTTCGATCATCTTGTCCAGATAGAGGGGATTTTCGTAGCTGTCGCCGCACACGCCGAAGGGGCGGTTGGTCTGACAGCCCACATATCCCGCCGCCTTGAGGCCGGTGAGGGGCTTGGTGACCTTGGATTTCAGGGTCTCCCAGCCGATGTCCTCGATGAGCACTTCCACCATGTGACGGGTCTTGATGTGTCCATCGTAGGAGAGTCCGGCTTCGGCCAGGGCGGTGTTGATGTCCTGTTTGATGCGGGGTTCTTCTTCGATGCGCTCGTTGGTCTCCCGCATGGAGAGCCAGCAGGCGGCGCAGGTGGCCACCAGATCCGTGTTGCCTTTTTGTTTCTGGGCCAGGGCGAAGTTGCGCGCCGACATGGCCATGCGGGGAAGCTGTCCACCGCCGGCGTAGCCGATGGAGGCGCTACAGCAGTTCCAGTCGTCGATTTCGTTGAGCTGGATGCCCAGGATGCGACACATGGATTGAATCGAGTTCTCCATGTTGGCGGCTGAGGCGTTGTGTTCGGAACTGCATCCAGGAAAGAAAGTGTACTCCTTCATGCCTTGTTCTCCAGTTTTGCCTCAAGTTCGGCGGCTTTTGCCAACATTTTCGTAAAGCCGTCATATCCTTTGATCTTGCCCCGGAAGGGGATGGGATTGAGACGGCGGGTCTTGAGCATGCCCAGGGCGGAGTCGCGCATTTCCAGACCGCGTTGAATCCCGGCGCCGATGCCATCCTGGAAATAAAGCCGCATGGTGAGCATGGCTTCGCCGACACGTCCCGTGGCGGTGATGTTCTTCCAGAACACCTCCACGGCGAAGCGACGGGTGGGCTGCATGGGATCGACCGCTTTTTCGGTTTCGGCGTAGCGGGCCAATCCGTGGATGATGTGGGTGATGGGCAGTTCGCGGGGGCAGCGGACAATGCAGTTGTAGCACGAGGTGCACATCCACATGTCGGAGCTTTTCAGCACCTCGTCGCGTTTGCCGGCGCGCACCATCTGGAACAGTTGCCGGGGCGAGTGCTGCCAATGGGCGCGCAGGGGGCAGGAGCCCGCGCATACGCCGCACTGCATGCACATCTTGATCCAGTGGCCCATTTCGGACTTGTTGTAGACGTCTTTGGCGAAAGACAGGTCGTAAGCCATGTGTATTGTCTCCCCTCCGACCCTGCAAGCGTGGCGGTTGGACCGGACGCTTGGCAGGGTCGGTGTGTTGAAAGCGCGTTAGAAACCCTTGTAGGGGTTGGGGTTCAGGTTGCTGATCTGCTCCACGAAATCACCGATCACCCCCGGAAGGGTTTCGGCGTCCATGATGTTCACTTCGACCATTTTCACCCGATTGGATTCCAGTTTCAGGCGTTGCAGGGTCTCGGAGACCTTGCTCAGACGGTTTTCCGCCAGGGCCGAACCGCGCACATTGTGGCACTGGTAGTTGTCGCCGTGACGACATCCCATGAGCAGCACGCCGTCGAAACCCTTGGACATGGCGTCCGCGATCCACACCAAGCTCAACGATCCCATGCAGCGCAGGGGGATGATCCGGATGTAAGGGCTGATGGGGCTGCGCAGACGACCCATCATGTCCAGGGCCGGAACCGCGTCGTTGGTGCAGGCGAAGACCAGAATGCGGGGTTTTTCCTCGTCTTCTTCCGGGATCTCGATTTCCTTGATCATGGTGCTGATCATATCCACCGAGTAGTTGGCGAAGGAGATGATCTTCTGCGGGCAGGCACCCATGCAGGTGCTGCACCGCCGGCACCGGGCCGGATTGAACAAAGGATTGCCCTTGTCGTCTTCGTTGATGGCGCCGAAGGGACACTCCTCGGTGCAGCGTTTGCACTGGGTGCAGCCTTCCGCCCGATAGGAGGGGAAGGAGAGGTCACCGGAGCGGGGATGGACCGCCACACCTTGGGCCACGGCTTCCACGGCCTGGATGGCTTTCAGGGCCGCGCCGGAGGCGTCGGTCATGGTGGCGGCGATGCCCATGGGGCGTCGGGCCGGACCAGCCACATAGATGCCGGTACGCCGGGTCTCGTAGGGAAAACAGATGAAATGGGAATCCGGGAAGCCATTGGCCCCCAGACGGGGCAGGCTAGGTCCCTGGCGATACTGGAGATTGAGGATCGAACCCGGGAGTTCATCCCGTCCCGTGCCCACGGGGGAGGGGGAGTTGGGATCCAGGGTATCCACGGTGGAGACCATGCCTGTGGCCAGCACCAGCAGATCCACATCCAGGGATTCGTTGGCGCGGATCAGGTGATCTTTCACCTTGACCACCACACCGCCCTTGGGATTGCCGGCCACTTCGGTGACATCACCCTTGATGAAGACGCCGCCTTCTTCCTGGACCTTGCGATAGAAATCCTCCATCTGGCCCGGGGTGCGGATTTCCTGATAGACCAGATAGGTGGAGGCGTCCGCCCCGTACTGATCGATCACATACATCGCCTGTTTCATCGAGTAGATGCAGCAGGCGCCGGAGCAGTAATCCAGATGTTCCTTGTCCCGTTGTCCGGCGCATAGGGCAAAGGCGACCCGTTTGGCGGGTTGACCGTCGGATTTGCGGACGATCTTGCCTTCTTTGGCCATTTTTTCGAATTCGTCGCTGGTCACCACATCCGGTGAGGCGCCGTAGCCCAGGGAGGAGGGCAGTTTGGTGGGATCGTACAGGTCGAAGCCCGTAGTCACCACAATGCTGCCGACCCGGACCTCTTTGGTGCTGGTGGCGTTCTTGATGATGAGATCGAACTGGCCCGGCTGTCCGGAGGTCTTGGTGACCGTGGCGTTCTTGAAGATCTTGATGCGGTTGTCCGCTTCCACTTCGGAGATGAGGGCACCGATAAAGTTGTCCGCCAGATCCCGATAGGGCGGTTTGTTGTCCGGGGTGACTTTGAACATGGTGTTCATTTTGCCGCCCAAGACATCGCTTTTTTCCACCAGCACGGCCTGATAGCCCGCTTTGGCGATGTCGCGGGCCGCCGTGAGGCCGGCCAGACCGCCACCCACCACCAGCACATCCTTGGAGCCTTCGGAGTGCAGGAACGGATCCGGGACGTTCATCTTCTTGATTTTGATGGAGCCGAGGCGCAGATAGTCTTCCGCCATCATCTGGCGGTCTTCTTCGGCGGTTTCGTCTCCGTCCTTGACATCCTGCACCCAAAGACATTTGTCCCGCAGATCCACCCGATCCATCAGATCGATGTCGAAGCGGAACTCGGCGCTCTTTTCGCGATGGGAACAGGCGGCGATGATGACGGCGTTGACCGTGCCCTCATCCAGATCCTTTTGGATCATGGCCACCCCTTCGGCGCCGCACAGCAGGGCGTGATCCTTGACCACCGGAATTTTTTGTTCCTT includes these proteins:
- a CDS encoding SPOR domain-containing protein yields the protein MNPRYPTSRQFRRHRSRKLGRPLLLLGLMAGVALYWIFSSSPAPRKPEVAAVSESRNLEEEIAAHLKTTQPAAVTPPPAAEHGRHDNKEKDKEKEKAGASGDGRRIAMIDPPSLTDPTGRLEAPETPVPSEGSAAANHAPKPFTPIPVQARKPFESPKSSDAAKSTESSKSADAAKSVSPGGKSGDKNKAEPESTAEKNPSGEHEAKKSSEPEDPPMPSAPKELAPKARPPDVPITFYEELPKRKVIVPLEEPVENASSAKSTTNVAADAPPPRSPATPEKNGARTGPYVVQLAVFNDAQRAATMAGDLQKKGVPARVVKSKDGTLYRIRLGPFPTHAEATRSVTQWKLGGQSTLIFQDNEG
- a CDS encoding CoB--CoM heterodisulfide reductase iron-sulfur subunit B family protein, with product MKEYTFFPGCSSEHNASAANMENSIQSMCRILGIQLNEIDDWNCCSASIGYAGGGQLPRMAMSARNFALAQKQKGNTDLVATCAACWLSMRETNERIEEEPRIKQDINTALAEAGLSYDGHIKTRHMVEVLIEDIGWETLKSKVTKPLTGLKAAGYVGCQTNRPFGVCGDSYENPLYLDKMIEATGATAVPFPMKVACCGGALMFSETEKACVLTKQILQSAVDNGAEVIITPCPVCQLNLEVYQGMINKTLGTHFNIPILYYSQLFVLAWGGSWQEAALHQQVIPAEPLRRFA
- a CDS encoding 4Fe-4S dicluster domain-containing protein is translated as MAYDLSFAKDVYNKSEMGHWIKMCMQCGVCAGSCPLRAHWQHSPRQLFQMVRAGKRDEVLKSSDMWMCTSCYNCIVRCPRELPITHIIHGLARYAETEKAVDPMQPTRRFAVEVFWKNITATGRVGEAMLTMRLYFQDGIGAGIQRGLEMRDSALGMLKTRRLNPIPFRGKIKGYDGFTKMLAKAAELEAKLENKA
- a CDS encoding hydrogenase iron-sulfur subunit, translating into MEPKKIGCYICTGCGIGDALDLKALKAIASKEQKIPVVKDHALLCGAEGVAMIQKDLDEGTVNAVIIAACSHREKSAEFRFDIDLMDRVDLRDKCLWVQDVKDGDETAEEDRQMMAEDYLRLGSIKIKKMNVPDPFLHSEGSKDVLVVGGGLAGLTAARDIAKAGYQAVLVEKSDVLGGKMNTMFKVTPDNKPPYRDLADNFIGALISEVEADNRIKIFKNATVTKTSGQPGQFDLIIKNATSTKEVRVGSIVVTTGFDLYDPTKLPSSLGYGASPDVVTSDEFEKMAKEGKIVRKSDGQPAKRVAFALCAGQRDKEHLDYCSGACCIYSMKQAMYVIDQYGADASTYLVYQEIRTPGQMEDFYRKVQEEGGVFIKGDVTEVAGNPKGGVVVKVKDHLIRANESLDVDLLVLATGMVSTVDTLDPNSPSPVGTGRDELPGSILNLQYRQGPSLPRLGANGFPDSHFICFPYETRRTGIYVAGPARRPMGIAATMTDASGAALKAIQAVEAVAQGVAVHPRSGDLSFPSYRAEGCTQCKRCTEECPFGAINEDDKGNPLFNPARCRRCSTCMGACPQKIISFANYSVDMISTMIKEIEIPEEDEEKPRILVFACTNDAVPALDMMGRLRSPISPYIRIIPLRCMGSLSLVWIADAMSKGFDGVLLMGCRHGDNYQCHNVRGSALAENRLSKVSETLQRLKLESNRVKMVEVNIMDAETLPGVIGDFVEQISNLNPNPYKGF
- a CDS encoding arginine--tRNA ligase, yielding MREIVIGLVARSLERLAGEGVLSRELAAAFLDRGAEFKVERPREKSHGDFSTNAALVLSRMAGMKPRELAQRLLAAMPTDQTAGVRCEIAGPGFINFHFSPERLRGLIPEIASRGPSYGRSRSGAGQRVLVEFVSANPTGPMHVGHGRGAVTGDAIARLLSAIGCEVEREYYINDAGAQIDVLGRSVLYRYRECLGREVVAPPDYYPGEYVIEIARALIDRDGERWLERCDYLARDHAADKSGLERPPVEVVDFAISWVMREIRADLESMRIHFDHWFSERTLHAEGGIDRALAHLSAHDWIHEGVLEPPKGREVAASEESDSRVQLLFRSSRLGDDSDRPLLKADGTPTYFAADIAYHFHKAQRGYTRLVDVWGADHGGYVKRVQAALEAMTGQKDLLDVVLTQMVNLTQGGKQVRMSKRAGTFVTLREVLDETGADAVRFWFLTRSSGAGLDFDLDLAKSRSNDNPVFYVQYAHARVYSLHAKLKERALPEVEGDLSRLTAAEEMDLIRLLGLFPETVEGAALSREPHRVTYYLSELAAAFHGYYNNYRILDEDPDLRGARLALVRAAGQVIANGLDLLGVSAPESM
- a CDS encoding PilZ domain-containing protein; amino-acid sequence: MAFNRAERIKVLARVLLELPNRRAYIGNTVDVSESGVYFEIGYPAIEIDLEEIGLFHLMPLIMRSIMPCKVARLTPEGIAIQFLDIPPPGLISQLKPATLPC
- the cobT gene encoding nicotinate-nucleotide--dimethylbenzimidazole phosphoribosyltransferase, with the translated sequence MTSTWLHQPIKPISASMAQAARNHFARLPGPPGALGALEEIAERLAAMQHRPDPSADPCQITVFAADHGVANAGVSGMSVEVTPTLLHSCLNGTSASAVMARTFGIHHEVVDVGLFHDPGALPGLIRQRVGNGTTDFRTTPAMSEPQLAAALAAGREAVERAAHNGCRIFIGGEIGAGKTTSAGAVACALLGIPPETVAGPGAGIPAETLVIKAQAIQSAVDHHQRFFSTPLDVLRRLGGFETVALCGAYVTCGRLGITAIVDGFCASVAALVAVTLHPPLKQWLFFGHRAAEPGQYAVFRSLETRPLLNLDMRLGEGTGALAALPLLRAACALLNETAPPTP
- a CDS encoding histidine phosphatase family protein, whose amino-acid sequence is MIPPDYKNRSGDTGLVIDLLRHGAPVGGVKYRGSLDDPLAPEGWDAMWNTTRIHGPWDRIYSSPLRRCAEFAHALGERLHLQPEINPSLREMSFGAWEGKTSAEILATDADRLTRFWKNPLDNPPPGGDHLRDVQIRLRALWNDTLTHPQGNGERILVVAHGGVIRVLLGLVLFTPLEHLSRISVPYAAMARIRIDRVGDTIMPRLIFCGVTGSRNG